In Bacillota bacterium, one DNA window encodes the following:
- a CDS encoding efflux RND transporter periplasmic adaptor subunit, with protein sequence MRTLLHFVQKHWGTLLFLLVLYVVTHYVVRTRRPPGSMTVIEAQAMDMSQTATPVGAAPVATEKARFSLFTPTVTYTGTVVAYNDTSVVARTEGWLVETKVYPGDRVQARQLLAQLDTRERSARLQEAEAAETVALYEREAMQKTVQQAQEELRQMQRQRDAAEAMVQKAQQELAFAQQEMEIARTEREEMAAELDAARANRAYWQAEDTRAERLLRAGAISLEERQRTQAEAARALAELNQAQLRLNKADLRIKQAQAMVQSAQAQYLQAQREAQAMQAGVQRAQAALETARAQWMRASAMHRQANAAKQAESIVFGYTRITAPVSGVITERLVSPGTLVTPGTVLFKLQTIDRVRLQANVAEADIASIRVGNPVTVTLPNDPSFRLKARVTSLFSAASPDSRTVTVEALVSNPNGRLLPGQYLVMEIAKGKARRAITVPLSAIGRDVKGNPFVWVVRQNQQEGKKTTYTCVMHPEVQSEKPDRCPKCGMDLVPKERGGRFTAHRVNVVLGDNDDRRVEIRSGLREGDEVIYRGHEYLNEGDPVSPVEWGVEAPVRLPEPAGEMPEMQHQHSPAKQDTSEAPLPANGKTVYTCSMHPEVRSDKPGDCPKCGMKLEPRRGGHSH encoded by the coding sequence GTGAGGACGCTCCTGCACTTCGTTCAAAAGCACTGGGGTACACTACTGTTTCTGCTTGTGCTTTATGTGGTCACGCACTACGTCGTGCGCACCAGACGTCCGCCTGGCTCGATGACGGTCATCGAGGCGCAGGCGATGGACATGTCTCAGACGGCGACGCCCGTCGGCGCCGCGCCGGTGGCGACGGAGAAGGCGCGGTTCTCCCTGTTCACGCCCACCGTCACCTACACTGGCACGGTTGTCGCCTATAACGATACATCAGTGGTCGCACGCACGGAAGGCTGGCTGGTGGAGACGAAAGTCTACCCCGGTGACCGCGTGCAGGCAAGGCAATTGCTGGCTCAGCTGGACACGCGCGAGCGTTCGGCCCGTTTGCAGGAAGCGGAGGCGGCGGAGACAGTCGCCCTCTACGAGCGCGAGGCGATGCAAAAGACTGTCCAGCAGGCGCAGGAAGAGCTGCGTCAGATGCAACGCCAGCGCGACGCGGCTGAGGCGATGGTGCAAAAGGCACAACAGGAGCTGGCCTTTGCACAACAGGAGATGGAAATCGCCCGTACCGAGCGCGAGGAGATGGCTGCAGAGCTGGATGCCGCGCGAGCAAACCGAGCCTACTGGCAGGCAGAGGATACTCGCGCCGAACGATTGCTGCGGGCGGGCGCTATCTCGCTCGAAGAACGCCAACGCACGCAAGCGGAGGCGGCTCGCGCCCTGGCAGAGCTGAACCAGGCGCAACTGCGCCTCAATAAAGCAGATCTGCGTATCAAACAAGCACAGGCGATGGTGCAGTCGGCGCAGGCGCAGTACCTGCAGGCGCAACGGGAAGCGCAAGCCATGCAGGCAGGTGTGCAGCGGGCACAGGCGGCACTCGAAACAGCCCGCGCCCAGTGGATGCGCGCCTCCGCCATGCACCGGCAGGCAAACGCCGCCAAACAGGCGGAGTCCATCGTGTTTGGCTACACACGCATCACTGCCCCGGTGTCCGGCGTGATTACCGAACGGCTCGTCAGCCCGGGCACGCTGGTGACGCCGGGCACGGTGCTATTCAAGCTGCAAACTATCGACCGTGTACGCCTCCAGGCGAACGTTGCGGAGGCGGACATCGCCAGTATCCGCGTCGGCAACCCGGTCACCGTCACTCTGCCCAACGACCCCAGCTTCCGCCTGAAGGCGCGGGTTACCTCTCTGTTTTCCGCAGCCAGCCCCGACAGCCGAACTGTTACCGTCGAAGCACTGGTATCCAATCCCAATGGTCGTCTGTTACCCGGGCAATACCTTGTGATGGAGATTGCCAAAGGGAAAGCCCGCCGTGCCATCACTGTTCCTCTATCCGCCATCGGGCGCGACGTGAAGGGCAACCCCTTCGTTTGGGTGGTCCGGCAAAACCAGCAGGAGGGGAAAAAGACCACTTATACCTGCGTCATGCACCCCGAGGTGCAATCCGAAAAGCCGGACAGATGTCCCAAGTGCGGGATGGATTTGGTGCCCAAAGAGCGCGGGGGCAGGTTCACGGCACATCGGGTGAACGTGGTGCTTGGCGACAATGACGACAGGCGGGTGGAGATTCGTTCCGGGCTACGGGAGGGCGACGAGGTCATTTACCGGGGGCACGAATACCTCAACGAAGGCGACCCTGTCAGCCCAGTCGAATGGGGTGTTGAAGCACCTGTCCGCCTGCCCGAACCCGCTGGCGAGATGCCCGAAATGCAGCACCAGCACTCCCCTGCCAAGCAAGACACGTCGGAGGCTCCGCTCCCAGCCAACGGGAAAACCGTCTACACCTGCTCCATGCACCCCGAGGTACGCTCCGACAAGCCGGGCGACTGCCCTAAATGCGGTATGAAGCTCGAGCCGAGGCGAGGAGGACACTCCCACTGA